A region of Planococcus sp. MSAK28401 DNA encodes the following proteins:
- a CDS encoding TspO/MBR family protein, producing the protein MEVASVNGRIHVRNLATSILVPVVGGSIVGALANRGTREQYERLKNPSFAPPGWVFPVVWTALYKMMGVAKYRAQETAKPLGRERQVLAPYELQLGLNFLWSFLFFKWGLRGTALVEMAALLGTIIWAAYEFYQVDKLAGGLMVPYIAWVAFALGLNYSFWQLNK; encoded by the coding sequence ATGGAAGTCGCATCAGTCAATGGGCGCATACATGTCAGAAACTTAGCTACAAGCATACTCGTTCCGGTCGTCGGCGGGTCGATTGTCGGAGCGCTTGCCAATAGAGGCACCCGCGAGCAATACGAGCGGCTAAAAAACCCTTCGTTTGCGCCGCCGGGTTGGGTGTTCCCGGTCGTCTGGACAGCGCTATACAAAATGATGGGCGTCGCCAAATACCGTGCGCAAGAAACGGCCAAACCGCTTGGGCGGGAGCGGCAGGTGCTGGCCCCGTATGAACTTCAGCTCGGCTTGAATTTCCTGTGGTCGTTCTTGTTCTTCAAATGGGGATTACGGGGAACGGCGCTCGTTGAAATGGCGGCATTACTCGGTACAATCATCTGGGCAGCGTATGAATTCTATCAAGTCGACAAGCTGGCCGGAGGTTTAATGGTACCCTATATTGCCTGGGTGGCGTTTGCGCTTGGGTTGAATTATTCATTCTGGCAGTTGAATAAATGA